The Oryzias melastigma strain HK-1 linkage group LG13, ASM292280v2, whole genome shotgun sequence genome window below encodes:
- the farsb gene encoding phenylalanine--tRNA ligase beta subunit yields the protein MPTVGVKRDLLFNALGRTYTDEEFDELCFEFGLELDEITSEKEIISREQGDSKASGASDVILYKIDVPANRYDLLCLEGLVRGLQVFKNKLEAPRYTRVSPTTGEVQRLIITKETAAVRPHAVAAVLRNITFTKERYDSFIELQEKLHQNICRKRSLVAIGTHDLDTISGPFTYTARPPGDISFKPLNQTKEYTATQLMSLYKTDSHLRHYLHIIEDKPVYPIIYDSNGVVLSMPPIINGDHSKISLTTKNVFIECTATDLTKAKTVLDVMVTMFSQYCSRPFTVEEAEVVYPDGKTCIYPELAYRKEKLSGEFINRKVGISEPTEKIAQLLTRMCLLSQPTGAGDEIEVEIPPTRPDVIHACDIMEDAAVAYGFNNIIRTTPRTYTVANQFPINKLTELLRQDLAAAGFTEALNFALCSQEDIADKLCKKISDTRAVHISNPKTAEFQVARTTLLPGLLKTVAANRKMPLPLKLFEISDVVLKDESKDVGARNSRRFCAVYYNKSPGFEVIHGLLDRTMQLLEVKPAREQGYHIQAADDSTFFPGRCAEIFVHGKSVGRLGVLHPDVIGRFELSMPCSALEMDIEPFLGHTAETLLTHDVPMRETIKHIPPRQGHSQQPLPGPPASTKTVFGDLKTPEGLKALNDFLVDKSYVEGFVASQADVAVFDAVPSTPPQTLQHLRRWYNHIKSFQTDRARLPTTKTQFVLLNACPSSDHASDEDIDLFGSEDEAESAEMARIKEQRLAEYAAKKSKKPALIAKSSILLDVKPWDDETDMSKLEQCVRSVRMDGLLWGQSKLLPVGYGIKKLQIACVVEDDKVGTDVLEEAITAFEEHVQSVDVAAFNKI from the exons ATGCCGACCGTCGGGGTAAAAAGAGACCTTCTGTTCAACGCCCTGGGCAGAACATACA CTGACGAGGAGTTCGACGAACTCTGTTTCGAGTTTGGATTGGAACTGGACGAAATT ACCTCAGAGAAGGAGATCATCAGCAGGGAGCAGGGTGACTCGAAGGCTTCAGGAGCATCAGATGTCATTCTTTACAAGATCGATGTGCCTGCGAACCGCTATGACCTGCTATGTTTGGAGGGGCTTGTCCGTGGACTACAGGTCTTCAAAAACAA GCTGGAGGCGCCCCGCTACACACGTGTGAGCCCCACCACCGGGGAAGTTCAGAGACTAATCATCACCAAGGAG aCCGCAGCAGTGAGGCCCCACGCCGTGGCCGCCGTTCTGAGGAACATCACCTTCACCAAGGAGCGCTATGACAGCTTCATTGAGCTCCAGGAGAAGCTGCATCAGAACATTTGCAG AAAAAGGAGCCTGGTGGCCATCGGCACCCACGACCTGGACACCATCTCTGGCCCTTTCACCTACACGGCCAGACCCCCCGGAGACATCAGCTTCAAGCCCCTCAACCAGACCAAAGAGTACACCGCAACCCAACTCATGAGCCTCTACAAG ACAGACAGCCACCTGAGACACTATCTTCACATCATTGAAGACAAGCCGGTGTACCCGATCATCTATGACAGCAACGGCGTGGTCTTGTCCATGCCTCCTATTATTAACG GAGACCACTCTAAAATCAGcttaacaacaaaaaacgtCTTCATTGAGTGTACGGCCACAGACCTGACGAAG GCCAAGACAGTGTTGGACGTCATGGTGACCATGTTCAGCCAGTACTGTTCACGGCCTTTCAC GGTGGAGGAGGCTGAGGTGGTGTACCCTGACGGGAAGACTTGCATATACCCT GAGTTGGCTTACAGAAAGGAGAAGTTGTCCGGCGAGTTCATCAACCGTAAAGTTGGAATTtc tgaACCTACAGAAAAGATCGCCCAGCTGCTCACCAGGATGTGTCTGCTCTCCCAGCCCACCGGAGCTGGTGATGAGATCGAGGTAGAGATCCCACCCACTCGTCCAGACGTAATCCACGCTTGTGACATCATGGAGGACGCCGCAGTCGCCTACGGGTTCAACAACATCATTCGTACTACGCCACGCACCTACACTGTAGCCAACCAG TTCCCAATCAATAAACTAACAGAGCTGCTGAGACAAGACCTGGCAGCAGCAGGGTTCACAGAAGCTCTCAACTTTGCCCTG TGCTCTCAGGAGGACATCGCAGACAAACTCTGTAAAAAGATTTCAGACACGAGAGCCGTTCACATCTCCAACCCGAAGACAGCAGAGTTTCAG gtgGCGCGCACCACACTGCTGCCAGGCCTGCTGAAAACGGTGGCTGCTAACAGGAAGATGCCTCTTCCCCTCAAGCTTTTTGAGATTTCTGATGTGGTTCTAAAAGACGAGAGCAAAG ATGTGGGGGCGAGGAACAGCCGGCGCTTTTGTGCCGTTTACTACAATAAGAGCCCTGGCTTTGAGGTGATCCACGGCCTGCTGGACCGAACcatgcagctgctggaggtgaAACCAGCCCGAGAACAGGGATACCACATCCAGGCCGCAGATG ATTCCACCTTCTTCCCCGGTCGCTGCGCTGAGATCTTCGTCCACGGGAAGAGCGTGGGCCGACTCGGCGTCCTTCACCCGGATGTCATCGGCCGTTTCGAACTGTCCATGCCCTGCTCCGCCCTGGAGATGGACATCGAGCCGTTCCT CGGCCACACTGCCGAAACCCTCCTCACACATGATGTCCCTATGCGGGAAACCATCAAGCACATCCCCCCCAGGCAAGGCCACTCCCAGCAGCCTCTACCTGGCCCCCCAGCCTCCACTAAAACGGTTTTTGGTGACTTGAAGACTCCAGAAGGCCTCAAAGCACTCAATGATTTCCTGGTAGACAAAAGCTACGTGGAAGGCTTCGTGGCTTCCCAAGCCGACGTCGCTGTGTTCGACGCCGTCCCTTCCACCCCCCCTCAGACCCTCCAGCACCTCCGGCGCTGGTACAACCACATCAAGTCTTTCCAGACGGACAGGGCCCGCCTCCCCACTACTAAAACCCAGTTTGTACTGTTAAATGCCTGTCCCTCCTCAGACCACGCCAGCGATGAAGACATTGACCTCTTTGGTTCAGAAGACGAGGCTGAGAGCGCCGAGATGGCCAGGATCAAGGAGCAGCGCCTCGCTGAGTATGCAGCCAAGAAATCCAAAAAGCCAGCCCTCATCGCCAAGTCCTCCATCCTTCTGGATGTCAAGCCTTGGGACGACGAGACGGACATGTCCAAGCTGGAGCAGTGCGTCCGCAGCGTCAGGATGGACGGCCTGCTGTGGGGGCAGTCCAAGCTGCTGCCAGTGGGCTACGGCATCAAGAAGCTCCAGATCGCCTGCGTGGTGGAGGACGATAAAGTGGGCACGGATGTGCTGGAGGAGGCCATCACCGCCTTCGAGGAACATGTTCAATCTGTGGACGTGGCTGCTTTCAACAAGATCTGA